A single window of Methanothermobacter marburgensis str. Marburg DNA harbors:
- a CDS encoding manganese efflux pump MntP, translating into MDLLSMVFIGIGLGMDTFSISVSRGLVGHESGINYALITAFSFGAFQAFMPILGWISGLEIQSLVSAFAPWVAFTLLLLIGLKMIYESTMLEEEEFKFSYRELLLLSVATSIDAFAVGVSFALLNISIWLPIIIIGVITFFLSLGGSYLGEKIGHIFENRIEALGGVILILIGLRILLENNVL; encoded by the coding sequence ATGGATCTTCTATCGATGGTTTTCATTGGAATTGGCCTGGGGATGGACACATTCAGCATATCAGTGAGCCGCGGTCTTGTGGGCCATGAATCAGGAATCAACTACGCCCTCATAACTGCATTCTCATTCGGGGCATTCCAGGCATTCATGCCCATCCTCGGATGGATATCTGGCCTCGAAATTCAGAGCCTCGTGTCAGCCTTTGCGCCATGGGTTGCATTTACACTCCTCCTTCTGATCGGGCTGAAAATGATATACGAGAGCACCATGCTTGAGGAGGAGGAATTCAAATTCAGTTACCGTGAACTCCTTCTGTTATCAGTTGCAACCAGCATAGACGCCTTTGCTGTGGGTGTCAGCTTTGCACTCCTTAACATATCAATATGGCTGCCCATAATAATCATAGGAGTCATCACGTTCTTCCTCTCCCTTGGGGGGAGCTACCTTGGAGAGAAGATAGGTCACATATTTGAAAACCGTATAGAGGCACTGGGTGGTGTCATCCTCATACTCATTGGTTTAAGGATACTCCTGGAGAACAACGTCCTCTGA
- a CDS encoding phytoene desaturase family protein: MRIVIVGAGFGGLSAAALLARGGMDVTVIEKNEGPGGRASVYGEGGFTFDMGPSWYLMPDIFENFFAEFRRKPEDFYSLKQLDPAYRVFFDDDKVVNVSSDIERNYELFDSFEENGGEKLREYLHSAGELYDSVVKEMLYRDYRSILDFLNGKLLLQGIRLNILESLEHFVNKRFESDEARKILQYSIGFLGSAPQDTPSMYHIMSHIDMTLGVFYPEGGIRRVAESIYELALDNGAEFHFNEEVKRIEVTDKMATSVVTDRNIHDADAVLVNADYPHSELELLDADHRTYDENYWNSRVLAPSAFVAYVGVDRTVDALDHHNLFLERDWADKFQQVFDPEKASWPDRPSYYVNVPSRTDTTAAPEGSDTLFILVPLAPGMEDNQELREGLYSRVMDDLEGRTGMKIRDHVVVKRIFAINDFRERYNAYRGTALGLSHTLRQTALWRPAHKSKKVKNLYYTGQYTHPGIGVPMTLISSQIVCREILEEMGE; the protein is encoded by the coding sequence ATGAGGATAGTGATAGTGGGGGCTGGATTTGGAGGTCTATCTGCAGCAGCGCTTCTTGCAAGGGGTGGGATGGATGTAACTGTTATTGAGAAAAATGAGGGTCCAGGTGGACGTGCAAGCGTCTACGGTGAGGGGGGGTTCACATTTGATATGGGCCCATCATGGTACCTCATGCCTGACATATTTGAGAACTTCTTTGCAGAGTTCAGGAGAAAACCTGAGGATTTCTACTCCCTGAAACAACTTGACCCTGCATACAGGGTATTCTTTGATGATGATAAGGTTGTAAATGTCTCATCCGATATTGAAAGGAATTATGAACTCTTTGACAGCTTCGAGGAAAACGGGGGCGAGAAGCTCAGGGAATACCTCCATTCAGCAGGTGAACTCTATGATTCTGTTGTAAAGGAGATGCTCTACAGGGACTACCGTTCCATCCTTGACTTCCTCAATGGCAAACTCCTGCTTCAGGGGATAAGACTCAACATACTCGAATCCCTTGAGCACTTTGTTAACAAACGCTTTGAGAGTGATGAGGCAAGAAAGATACTCCAGTATTCCATAGGCTTCCTTGGAAGCGCACCGCAGGATACACCCTCCATGTACCATATCATGTCCCACATTGACATGACACTGGGGGTTTTCTACCCTGAGGGTGGCATAAGGAGGGTTGCAGAGTCCATATATGAACTTGCACTTGATAACGGGGCCGAATTCCACTTCAATGAAGAGGTTAAGAGGATAGAGGTTACAGATAAGATGGCCACCTCTGTTGTAACCGACAGGAACATCCACGATGCCGATGCAGTTCTTGTGAATGCAGATTACCCCCACAGTGAACTTGAACTCCTTGATGCCGACCACAGGACCTATGATGAGAACTACTGGAATTCAAGGGTACTGGCACCATCAGCCTTTGTGGCCTACGTGGGTGTTGACCGCACAGTAGACGCCCTTGACCACCATAACCTCTTCCTTGAGAGGGACTGGGCAGACAAATTCCAGCAGGTCTTTGACCCTGAAAAGGCGTCCTGGCCTGATAGGCCGTCATACTATGTTAATGTTCCCTCAAGGACGGATACAACAGCTGCTCCCGAGGGATCAGACACCCTATTCATACTGGTTCCCCTGGCACCTGGCATGGAGGATAACCAGGAGCTGAGGGAGGGCCTCTACAGCAGGGTCATGGATGACCTTGAGGGGAGGACAGGTATGAAGATAAGGGACCATGTGGTGGTGAAGCGTATATTCGCCATAAATGACTTCAGGGAACGATACAATGCATACAGGGGGACAGCACTTGGCCTATCCCATACCCTCAGGCAGACCGCCCTCTGGAGACCGGCACATAAAAGCAAGAAGGTTAAAAACCTTTACTACACTGGACAGTACACCCATCCAGGTATAGGGGTGCCAATGACACTAATATCCTCCCAGATTGTCTGCAGAGAGATACTGGAAGAAATGGGTGAATAG
- a CDS encoding class I SAM-dependent methyltransferase yields MQVIEGPLFTARTCQEYMKMFDLRINELKGLRILDCPAGASSFTPIMAKRGLDVRACDIMYGEEADTLGNMCREHLMALTDALKRIRNHFVWRFYSSPEEMLEKRLNACGCFEESYREHPELYVRGDLRDLPFDDDEFDLLLSSHLLFIYDHRLDREFHERAISEMIRVSSEVRIYPIVKENGKLSDYAEGILEDKRDEFDAFTVSVDYEFRRGGNMMLVLKGI; encoded by the coding sequence ATGCAGGTTATAGAGGGACCCCTCTTCACCGCCCGCACATGCCAGGAATACATGAAGATGTTTGATCTCAGGATAAACGAACTTAAGGGGTTGCGAATACTTGACTGTCCAGCGGGTGCCAGCTCATTCACACCAATCATGGCGAAGAGGGGCCTTGATGTGAGGGCCTGTGACATCATGTATGGTGAGGAGGCAGATACTCTTGGGAATATGTGCAGGGAGCACCTCATGGCACTCACAGATGCCCTTAAGAGGATCAGGAACCATTTCGTGTGGAGGTTCTACTCTTCACCTGAGGAGATGCTTGAAAAACGCCTGAATGCCTGCGGGTGTTTTGAGGAAAGCTACAGAGAACACCCTGAACTTTACGTGAGGGGGGACCTCAGGGATTTACCCTTTGATGATGATGAGTTTGATCTCCTTCTCTCATCCCATCTCCTCTTCATATATGACCACAGGCTTGACAGGGAATTTCATGAAAGGGCCATTTCTGAGATGATACGCGTCAGCTCAGAGGTGAGGATATACCCGATTGTCAAGGAGAACGGAAAACTCTCAGATTATGCAGAAGGCATACTGGAGGATAAAAGAGATGAATTTGATGCATTCACGGTCTCGGTGGACTATGAGTTCAGGAGGGGAGGTAACATGATGCTTGTTCTTAAGGGAATATGA
- a CDS encoding prenyltransferase yields the protein MTPGSLFNSIKDYTGFLVGISRFRFWIYTGGTYVIGYTLAAKGFTDFLSPAYYIYLLYFFFPANVFIYGVNDYWDEDTDRLNPKKGSREHMLMQSERRKLRNSLLAVTGISVALMFSQKPQEAILFLGFLFLSYFYSAPPLRFKERPFLDFSSNYLYIMPGVFAYSLASGSLPEPIILLAGYCHIAAMHIFSAVPDTEYDRRAGINTTPVFMGEKAALALSAAFWLILSFITVYLTDLHPLSFLVFAYPAFSLSVLLFERIRIERVYWYLPYVNTAFGGLLFLALINHKIFHWI from the coding sequence ATGACCCCAGGATCCCTTTTTAATTCCATAAAAGATTACACGGGCTTTCTGGTCGGCATATCTCGATTCAGGTTCTGGATATACACCGGGGGAACATATGTAATTGGGTACACCCTTGCAGCGAAGGGGTTCACTGATTTTCTCTCACCAGCCTATTACATATACCTCCTCTACTTCTTTTTCCCGGCGAATGTGTTCATCTACGGTGTCAACGACTACTGGGATGAGGATACAGACAGACTAAACCCCAAAAAGGGTTCAAGGGAGCACATGCTGATGCAGAGTGAGCGGAGGAAACTCAGAAATTCACTGCTTGCAGTTACAGGTATCAGCGTCGCGCTCATGTTTTCACAGAAACCACAGGAGGCCATTCTTTTCCTCGGATTTTTATTCCTATCATATTTCTACAGTGCACCCCCACTCAGATTCAAGGAGAGGCCCTTCCTGGATTTTTCATCAAATTACCTCTACATAATGCCCGGTGTATTTGCCTACAGCCTTGCATCAGGAAGCCTTCCTGAACCCATAATCCTCCTTGCAGGCTACTGTCACATCGCTGCCATGCACATATTCTCTGCCGTACCTGACACAGAGTATGATAGGAGGGCAGGAATCAACACAACGCCTGTCTTCATGGGTGAAAAGGCGGCACTTGCACTTTCAGCAGCCTTCTGGCTGATATTATCTTTCATCACCGTCTATCTTACGGATCTACATCCCCTCAGCTTTCTGGTATTTGCGTATCCTGCATTTTCCCTTTCTGTACTTCTTTTCGAAAGAATAAGGATAGAGAGGGTTTACTGGTACCTGCCCTACGTCAACACAGCCTTTGGAGGTCTGCTCTTCCTTGCGCTCATAAACCACAAGATCTTTCACTGGATTTGA
- a CDS encoding metallophosphoesterase: MNTFKLMDGLEICDLSLLIEDSMIIADLHLGYEQYLTSEGVMVPGFQFRKIVERIESIRDASGASGIIINGDLKHEFGRVSRQENREIMRMMDYLQENFREITLIKGNHDPIVPHMSGISGIAIHETMKVDDFLLTHGHVIPERLDAENIIIGHEHPCVGLRSGERVEKIKCFLLGPFRDMNLVVMPSFNFITEGSDILHEAVLSPFLREAELEEFHVYGVEDFEVFDFGTVGALMEFTSSTGFNGGW, from the coding sequence ATGAACACGTTTAAACTGATGGATGGGCTGGAAATATGTGACCTGTCACTTCTCATTGAGGATTCAATGATAATAGCCGACCTCCACCTGGGGTATGAACAGTACCTCACCAGTGAGGGGGTGATGGTCCCTGGATTCCAGTTCAGAAAGATAGTTGAGCGGATAGAATCCATAAGGGACGCATCGGGTGCCTCGGGTATCATCATAAATGGTGACCTCAAGCATGAATTCGGGAGGGTGAGCCGTCAGGAGAACCGGGAAATCATGCGGATGATGGACTACCTCCAGGAAAACTTCAGGGAGATAACACTGATCAAGGGGAATCATGACCCCATAGTACCCCACATGTCTGGGATATCAGGTATTGCGATCCATGAAACCATGAAGGTGGACGATTTCCTCCTGACACATGGCCATGTGATACCTGAAAGACTTGACGCTGAAAACATCATCATAGGCCACGAACACCCATGCGTGGGTCTCAGAAGCGGTGAAAGGGTTGAAAAGATCAAATGCTTCCTCCTAGGGCCCTTCAGGGATATGAACCTCGTTGTCATGCCATCCTTCAATTTCATAACCGAGGGCTCCGACATCCTCCATGAGGCTGTACTATCACCCTTCCTCAGGGAGGCTGAACTTGAGGAGTTCCATGTCTATGGTGTTGAGGACTTTGAGGTTTTCGATTTCGGGACGGTGGGTGCCCTCATGGAGTTCACCTCATCAACAGGATTCAATGGTGGGTGGTGA
- the cruF gene encoding bisanhydrobacterioruberin hydratase CruF, with protein sequence MNRPSGKSIIILLVGIILAFSSYFVANVDIGGYSAVSVVFIISMALPSFISVIRDLRSRGVILILVLGAYAILIETLAIVTGFPYSEFHYTGLIGLKILGHTPFTVPFAWLPLFLGSAYLAKESVGGKLKFLGLSTLLVVLTDVVIDPAAVTLKFWIWSNPGIFYGVPLQNFAGWVLSGFIASLILLVVLGDSMKEMKSGAISSLYLIMCFWTAACLFLGLEIPFITGLILLALILIKTKANLW encoded by the coding sequence ATGAATAGACCCTCCGGGAAATCCATCATCATACTCCTCGTGGGCATCATCCTTGCATTCTCATCATATTTTGTAGCCAACGTGGATATAGGGGGTTATTCCGCGGTATCGGTTGTTTTCATCATATCCATGGCCCTCCCATCATTTATTTCGGTGATAAGGGACCTCAGGAGTCGTGGTGTTATTCTGATACTTGTTCTGGGGGCCTATGCAATTCTGATCGAAACTTTGGCCATAGTAACGGGTTTTCCCTACTCGGAGTTCCACTACACCGGACTCATTGGACTGAAGATACTTGGACACACCCCCTTCACGGTCCCATTCGCATGGCTGCCCCTCTTCCTTGGGTCGGCCTATCTTGCAAAGGAATCTGTTGGTGGGAAACTGAAATTTCTGGGCCTTTCAACCCTCCTTGTGGTCCTCACAGATGTTGTGATTGACCCTGCAGCCGTGACCCTCAAGTTCTGGATCTGGAGTAATCCAGGAATATTCTATGGTGTGCCCCTGCAGAACTTCGCTGGATGGGTGCTCTCAGGTTTCATTGCATCCCTTATTCTGCTTGTGGTTCTGGGTGATTCTATGAAGGAAATGAAATCAGGGGCCATCTCCAGCCTCTACCTGATAATGTGCTTCTGGACAGCGGCCTGCCTCTTCCTTGGACTTGAGATCCCCTTCATAACCGGTTTAATCCTCTTGGCACTCATACTCATTAAAACAAAGGCAAACCTGTGGTAG
- a CDS encoding prenyltransferase, whose protein sequence is MHKLDVKKKNSRWYFLSEVIKLGRLPFLGAGLILYATGAVLAAIGRGYLPPDQFIMGYAILMPAHLSVSYSNDYYDFELDNPEAVTAYTGGSGVLQRHPELRGFAWKFAVLLISVSLTLAVIYTLIYRNPAVLLLAVAGNLLGWFYSAPPARLSYRGFGEVATALTGFIFPAMGYSVIRGVIDTPLILFSIPIMLLQLVFIINVEIPDLREDLLGGKITFPVRMGVRASRRVMALSAAAATVALGLLEFSPHFDPRISFPLIALLSLTLTVPCIYYYIHNPDEVNVRGSEVVMNSLIAFGVLDLLYLISVLVMQ, encoded by the coding sequence ATGCATAAACTGGATGTCAAGAAAAAAAACTCCAGGTGGTATTTCCTGTCTGAGGTCATCAAACTGGGTAGACTTCCATTTCTTGGGGCTGGCCTGATCCTCTATGCCACAGGGGCCGTTCTTGCAGCTATAGGTAGGGGTTACCTTCCCCCTGACCAGTTCATCATGGGATATGCGATCTTGATGCCAGCCCATCTTTCTGTATCCTACAGCAACGACTACTATGACTTTGAACTGGACAACCCTGAGGCTGTAACAGCATATACCGGGGGAAGCGGGGTTCTCCAGAGACACCCTGAACTCAGAGGCTTTGCCTGGAAATTTGCTGTCCTTCTCATATCAGTATCCCTGACACTTGCAGTTATCTACACTCTCATCTACCGTAACCCTGCAGTTCTTCTCCTTGCAGTTGCCGGTAATCTGCTTGGATGGTTTTACAGTGCCCCTCCAGCCAGACTATCATACAGGGGTTTTGGGGAGGTTGCAACAGCCCTGACAGGCTTCATATTCCCTGCCATGGGTTACTCTGTAATCAGGGGTGTGATTGATACTCCCTTAATCCTATTCTCCATCCCCATAATGCTTTTGCAGCTTGTTTTCATCATAAACGTTGAGATACCTGACCTCAGGGAGGACCTGCTGGGGGGCAAGATAACGTTTCCTGTCAGGATGGGTGTCAGAGCATCCAGAAGGGTTATGGCCTTAAGTGCGGCTGCTGCAACGGTTGCACTGGGACTTCTTGAATTCTCCCCCCATTTCGATCCCAGGATCAGTTTCCCGCTGATTGCTCTACTTTCACTCACACTCACAGTTCCCTGCATCTATTATTACATCCATAACCCAGATGAAGTCAATGTGAGGGGATCTGAGGTTGTAATGAACTCACTCATAGCCTTCGGGGTCCTTGACCTCCTCTACCTCATCAGTGTCCTGGTGATGCAATGA
- a CDS encoding HEAT repeat domain-containing protein: MADSTLKDRIGLMDSEEKMKAVDELEPSEESVEILAGLLEDESHPVRFKAADKLAEFGKMSLERLIEIMDTAEGEVRRYATFALKKIGDPGVVDHFIGALEDEDWGVRKFAARSLGELGDKRAVEPLIGALEDEDWGVKLVAVRSLGDLRDPRAIEPIKKARRKGDKDFKKAANKSLKKIQS, from the coding sequence ATGGCTGATAGTACCTTGAAGGATAGGATTGGCCTCATGGATTCAGAGGAAAAGATGAAGGCCGTTGATGAACTTGAACCCTCAGAGGAATCCGTTGAAATACTTGCAGGACTTCTGGAGGATGAAAGTCATCCTGTTAGATTTAAGGCTGCAGATAAACTTGCAGAATTCGGAAAAATGTCCCTTGAAAGGCTCATTGAAATAATGGACACTGCAGAGGGGGAGGTCAGGAGATACGCCACATTCGCCCTCAAGAAGATAGGGGATCCAGGAGTTGTGGATCACTTCATTGGGGCCCTTGAGGATGAGGACTGGGGGGTGAGGAAATTTGCTGCAAGGTCCCTTGGGGAACTGGGGGATAAGAGGGCCGTGGAACCACTCATAGGTGCCCTTGAGGATGAGGACTGGGGTGTTAAACTTGTCGCTGTAAGGTCCCTTGGCGACCTCAGGGATCCGAGGGCCATAGAACCAATCAAGAAGGCCAGAAGAAAGGGGGATAAGGACTTCAAGAAGGCTGCCAATAAGTCACTCAAAAAGATCCAGTCATAG
- a CDS encoding phytoene/squalene synthase family protein, translating to MIDEKIYSIFKRGSKTYFYSTLFFPPKVRRDVFILYSFLRKADDYVDRIPQDTGGFYDFVERYRAASSGEKTGDVVVDSFAELSARKAFNKEWTEAFLRSMEMDITVSSYRTMADLEEYLLGSSEVVGLFMASIMGLDTDSYPHARYMGRAMQYVNFIRDIAEDVELGRLYFPLTELERFDLESLDLSEIRGREDNFRSFLRAQIDIYRDWQRRAEEGYSYIPYRYLVPIKTAADMYLWTSRIIERDPLIVYRRKVKPSRGRVVSGALLNMLRLIRPRAPVNEGSI from the coding sequence TTGATTGATGAAAAAATCTATTCAATATTCAAAAGGGGAAGCAAAACATACTTCTACAGCACCCTCTTCTTCCCACCAAAGGTTAGGAGGGACGTTTTCATACTCTACAGTTTCCTGAGAAAGGCGGATGACTATGTTGATAGAATACCCCAAGATACCGGGGGGTTCTACGACTTTGTTGAACGCTACCGGGCGGCATCATCAGGCGAAAAAACAGGGGATGTGGTTGTTGATTCGTTCGCGGAACTTTCAGCCAGAAAGGCTTTCAATAAAGAGTGGACAGAGGCCTTTCTAAGATCAATGGAGATGGATATAACTGTATCATCCTACAGGACAATGGCTGACCTTGAGGAGTACCTACTTGGTTCATCTGAGGTTGTGGGCCTCTTCATGGCATCCATCATGGGCCTTGACACGGATTCATATCCCCACGCCCGCTACATGGGGAGGGCCATGCAGTACGTCAACTTCATAAGGGACATAGCAGAGGATGTTGAACTTGGAAGGCTCTACTTCCCGCTGACTGAACTTGAAAGATTTGATCTGGAGTCACTGGATTTAAGTGAAATAAGGGGAAGGGAGGATAATTTCAGGTCCTTCCTCAGGGCTCAGATTGATATTTACAGGGACTGGCAGAGGAGGGCAGAGGAGGGTTACAGTTACATCCCCTACCGCTACCTGGTACCCATAAAGACCGCCGCCGACATGTACCTCTGGACGTCCAGGATAATCGAAAGGGACCCCCTCATAGTCTACCGGAGGAAGGTGAAGCCCTCAAGGGGCAGGGTGGTCTCAGGGGCCCTCCTGAACATGCTGAGGCTCATCAGACCCAGGGCACCCGTTAATGAGGGGAGTATTTAG
- a CDS encoding S1C family serine protease, translating into MDAYSRAVIDASAAVSPSVVRVTTQSKSGSRAAGGGSGVIYTESGHIITNSHVIHGAERIDVNLHTGEHHTAEVVGDDPHTDIAVIKIEPETELQVPEFADSSRVRVGQLALAIGNPFGFQFTVTAGVVSATGRSLRTMTGRLVDGVIQTDAALNPGNSGGPLVDFRGRVLGINTALIRPAQGLCFAIPSNTVREVADKLIKDGKIRRAHLGVSCQNIVIRDELREKLGLNSERGVMIASLQDGPARDAGMMRGDVIVAIDDEPVETVDDIHRILCEEKIDVECHVDVIRGSEAFKVQVRPSELQ; encoded by the coding sequence ATGGATGCATATTCCAGGGCCGTCATTGATGCCTCCGCGGCGGTGAGCCCCTCGGTTGTCAGGGTAACAACACAGTCAAAATCAGGAAGCAGAGCAGCAGGCGGGGGTTCAGGGGTCATCTATACAGAGAGCGGCCATATAATAACCAACAGCCACGTCATCCACGGGGCAGAGAGGATAGACGTGAACCTCCACACAGGGGAGCACCACACAGCAGAGGTTGTGGGTGATGACCCCCACACTGACATTGCAGTCATAAAAATTGAACCTGAAACAGAACTCCAGGTACCTGAATTCGCAGACTCCAGCAGGGTGAGGGTTGGTCAGCTCGCCCTTGCAATAGGCAACCCCTTTGGCTTCCAGTTCACTGTCACAGCAGGGGTGGTGAGTGCCACAGGAAGATCCCTCAGGACAATGACAGGAAGACTCGTTGATGGGGTCATACAGACCGACGCGGCACTCAACCCTGGAAACTCTGGCGGCCCACTGGTGGACTTCCGGGGGAGGGTACTTGGAATAAACACAGCACTCATAAGGCCAGCCCAGGGGCTCTGCTTCGCCATACCCTCAAACACAGTCCGGGAGGTTGCAGATAAACTCATAAAGGACGGCAAAATAAGGAGGGCCCACTTAGGGGTTTCATGCCAGAACATAGTCATCAGGGATGAACTCAGGGAAAAACTCGGCTTAAACTCAGAGAGGGGCGTGATGATAGCATCACTCCAGGATGGCCCGGCAAGGGACGCTGGAATGATGAGGGGCGATGTGATAGTGGCAATCGATGATGAGCCGGTGGAGACAGTTGACGACATCCACAGGATACTCTGTGAGGAAAAAATCGACGTGGAATGTCACGTGGATGTGATAAGGGGATCAGAAGCCTTTAAAGTCCAGGTAAGGCCCTCAGAGCTCCAGTGA
- a CDS encoding AAA family ATPase — translation MKPSEKLDEIDSSLRGVGYVPDREILITLFLALELGKPILVEGPPGTGKTMLARKAAEALGREFFRIQCYEGITFEQIVGEWNYQKQLLSLERSRISGSPEDVFSEEYFIKRPLLSAFINEKPSLLLIDEIDKADEEVESFLLQALGEKQITVNDLGTFDLRNDILVFLTSNSQRNLLDETRDRCLYIHIDYPDPEREMEIVRAHVPSAPAALVQETVMFINRIRELGVIKKPSIRATVDWLRTLMALGKEHIDRETAEETLGVVIKNRADEGKVRGLVESLDES, via the coding sequence ATGAAACCGTCAGAAAAACTGGATGAAATTGACTCATCACTGAGGGGGGTGGGCTACGTACCAGACAGGGAGATCCTGATAACACTCTTCCTGGCGCTGGAACTTGGAAAGCCCATCCTTGTGGAGGGCCCCCCAGGCACAGGAAAGACAATGCTGGCCAGAAAGGCAGCCGAGGCCCTGGGAAGGGAATTCTTCAGGATACAGTGCTATGAGGGCATAACATTCGAACAGATAGTCGGGGAATGGAACTACCAGAAGCAGCTTCTGAGCCTTGAAAGGTCCCGGATCAGTGGATCCCCAGAGGACGTCTTCAGCGAGGAGTACTTCATAAAGAGACCCCTCCTGTCAGCATTCATCAATGAGAAACCCTCACTCCTCCTCATAGATGAAATAGATAAGGCCGACGAGGAGGTTGAGAGTTTCCTGCTTCAGGCACTTGGAGAAAAACAGATAACAGTCAATGACCTTGGAACCTTTGACCTTAGAAATGATATACTGGTCTTCCTCACATCCAACTCCCAGCGAAACCTACTGGATGAGACAAGAGACAGGTGCCTCTACATACACATCGACTACCCTGACCCTGAACGTGAAATGGAGATTGTGAGGGCACATGTCCCCTCTGCACCTGCCGCTCTTGTTCAGGAGACCGTCATGTTCATAAACAGGATAAGGGAACTGGGTGTCATAAAGAAGCCCTCAATAAGGGCAACGGTGGACTGGCTCCGAACCCTCATGGCCCTTGGAAAGGAACACATTGACCGGGAAACGGCTGAAGAGACCCTGGGTGTCGTTATAAAAAACAGGGCAGACGAGGGCAAGGTCCGGGGACTTGTGGAATCCCTTGATGAGAGTTAA
- a CDS encoding flavodoxin family protein — MRALVVYYSRTGRTRDVASQIARELKCDIEEIRDTQNRTGIIGFLKSGYQAARGKDTVLEPYERDPSDYDLVIVGTPVWAGNPSVPVGTYLRENASKIKNAAFFCTYGGSGAEGTFRRMSETIGKEPIQTVAITEREIKENTCDCKIEPFVRDVEAAFRTEE; from the coding sequence ATGAGGGCACTTGTGGTATATTATTCAAGAACCGGGCGTACCAGGGATGTGGCATCTCAGATCGCCAGGGAACTCAAATGTGACATCGAGGAGATAAGGGACACCCAGAATCGAACCGGTATCATAGGGTTTTTAAAATCAGGTTACCAGGCTGCGAGGGGCAAGGACACCGTACTTGAACCCTATGAAAGGGACCCCTCAGACTATGATCTTGTGATAGTTGGTACACCTGTCTGGGCAGGTAATCCATCGGTACCGGTGGGCACCTACCTCAGGGAAAACGCATCAAAGATAAAGAATGCTGCCTTCTTCTGTACATATGGTGGAAGCGGTGCAGAGGGAACATTCAGGCGTATGAGCGAGACCATAGGAAAGGAACCCATCCAGACAGTCGCCATAACCGAGAGGGAGATAAAGGAGAATACCTGTGACTGCAAGATAGAACCCTTTGTAAGGGACGTTGAAGCAGCATTCAGAACTGAGGAATAG